The proteins below are encoded in one region of Pleuronectes platessa chromosome 14, fPlePla1.1, whole genome shotgun sequence:
- the cd28 gene encoding cytotoxic T-lymphocyte protein 4 isoform X1, with translation MFLTLMGWTLVTLSLCRPVWTAAKVTQPYRVTSISGTAQVQCFIQPQPFYLQQTQPSDYSDPEEVRVTLLRGLHGSQGLCSTTLNFPEPRETSVEEVGEVGEVQCSAEVTGGAVQVTVSGLKAADTDLYRCQIQVLYPPPYRRLIGNGTLIHVPDNCDAPVQEMVQQSDEEEGEEGEEEKEPVSAPVVVLVILVMFVLIIIIYLQTLQCERGKKELVVPAPAAGSC, from the exons ATGTTCCTGACTCTGATGGGATGGACCCTGGTGACCCTCAGCCTCTGTCGGCCCGTTTGGACCG CGGCGAAGGTGACCCAGCCGTACAGAGTGACGAGCATCAGCGGCACAGCTCAGGTCCAGTGCTTCATCCAGCCCCAGCCCTTCTACCTGCAGCAGACCCAACCCTCCGACTACTCTGACCCTGAGGAGGTCCGTGTGACCCTGCTCAGAGGCCTCCACGGCTCCCAGGGCCTCTGCTCCACCACGCTCAACTTCCCCGAGCCCAGAGAGACAagtgtggaggaggtgggggaggtgggggag GTGCAGTGTTCTGCTGAGGTGACAGGGGGCGCCGTGCAGGTGACCGTGTCAGGACTGAAAGCCGCAGACACAGATTTGTATCGCTGTCAGATCCAGGTCCTCTACCCTCCTCCATACCGGCGGCTCATTGGGAACGGGACCCTCATCCATGTCCCAG ACAACTGTGACGCTCCCGTGCAGGAGATGGTCCAGCAgagcgatgaagaggagggtgaggagggtgaggaggagaaggaaccagtCAGCGCCCCTGTGGTGGTCCTGGTGATTCTGGTCATGTtcgtcctcatcatcatcatctaccTACAG ACTCTCCAGTGTGAACGAGGGAAGAAGGAGCTTGTTGTTCCTGCGCCGGCTGCTGGAAGCTGCTGa
- the cd28 gene encoding cytotoxic T-lymphocyte protein 4 isoform X2 → MFLTLMGWTLVTLSLCRPVWTAAKVTQPYRVTSISGTAQVQCFIQPQPFYLQQTQPSDYSDPEEVRVTLLRGLHGSQGLCSTTLNFPEPRETSVEEVGEVQCSAEVTGGAVQVTVSGLKAADTDLYRCQIQVLYPPPYRRLIGNGTLIHVPDNCDAPVQEMVQQSDEEEGEEGEEEKEPVSAPVVVLVILVMFVLIIIIYLQTLQCERGKKELVVPAPAAGSC, encoded by the exons ATGTTCCTGACTCTGATGGGATGGACCCTGGTGACCCTCAGCCTCTGTCGGCCCGTTTGGACCG CGGCGAAGGTGACCCAGCCGTACAGAGTGACGAGCATCAGCGGCACAGCTCAGGTCCAGTGCTTCATCCAGCCCCAGCCCTTCTACCTGCAGCAGACCCAACCCTCCGACTACTCTGACCCTGAGGAGGTCCGTGTGACCCTGCTCAGAGGCCTCCACGGCTCCCAGGGCCTCTGCTCCACCACGCTCAACTTCCCCGAGCCCAGAGAGACAagtgtggaggaggtgggggag GTGCAGTGTTCTGCTGAGGTGACAGGGGGCGCCGTGCAGGTGACCGTGTCAGGACTGAAAGCCGCAGACACAGATTTGTATCGCTGTCAGATCCAGGTCCTCTACCCTCCTCCATACCGGCGGCTCATTGGGAACGGGACCCTCATCCATGTCCCAG ACAACTGTGACGCTCCCGTGCAGGAGATGGTCCAGCAgagcgatgaagaggagggtgaggagggtgaggaggagaaggaaccagtCAGCGCCCCTGTGGTGGTCCTGGTGATTCTGGTCATGTtcgtcctcatcatcatcatctaccTACAG ACTCTCCAGTGTGAACGAGGGAAGAAGGAGCTTGTTGTTCCTGCGCCGGCTGCTGGAAGCTGCTGa